Proteins from a single region of Pseudorasbora parva isolate DD20220531a chromosome 22, ASM2467924v1, whole genome shotgun sequence:
- the LOC137058893 gene encoding uncharacterized protein has translation MSDNSSFKQVLNELDELVEKSKLNYELQTLEDFINKMPGELEAAPSTSQQPVQKAPPSTSHQPVRWLKRDSDGNVVYDRPRSSRNQTATSHSYSRKTGAHRMLDSSVAIANYCPPDTVETFLEELNHSQVDDLDDQETAPAPPRASSDWSTRKSLLSERWEKERPCLVNTMVAQQNVTTQICQQCGSSPAVIRCRDCRPQPFFCADCDVRIHQIHVFHNRDATIAGFFQPLPPTTCVVERALSQCVCIVPLVMPEKICSCSPGPLSVNTGKVVAVVTMNGRYDLSMPEMKCEACKATWSAGVDDLVRNDYWPATLHFSTMYATDVFCSYEELKMAAPGLSCQAFLRMLDQRTVRFGRTGKITADSFRKSFLEWEAVKFEVDKICREEHFVCPACTPDMLAVSVDGNRKHYRFKNAARSEEQALFDGIFIAKDDEVERFVDYIHSTTNHVSGRGVCGGEWSAARETSQRSSSKIDEEGLELAVCRHGVFLEQAGK, from the exons ATGAGTGACAATTCCAGTTTCAAACAGGTCCTTAATGAGCTTGATGAGCTGGttgaaaaatctaaattaaattATGAACTCCAGACCTTGGAAGATTTTATCAATAAGATGCCGGGAGAACTTGAGGCAGCACCATCCACCAGCCAGCAACCAGTCCAGAAGGCTCCACCATCCACCAGCCATCAACCTGTCAGGTGGCTGAAGAGAGACAGTGATGGAAATGTTGTCTATGACAGACCAAGGTCATCCCGAAACCAAACAG CTACTAGTCACAGCTACAGTCGTAAGACTGGTGCACATAGGATGTTGGACAGCAGCGTTGCGATAGCCAACTACTGTCCTCCTGACACTGTTG AGACTTTCCTTGAAGAGCTAAACCACTCACAGGTTGATGACTTGGATGATCAGGAAACAGCACCAGCACCACCACGAGCTTCCTCAGACTGGTCTACTCGAAAAAGTCTCCTCTCAGAGAGGTGGGAGAAAGAGAGACCCTGTCTGGTGAATACCATGGTGGCACAACAAAATGTGACTACTCAGATCTGCCAACAATGTGGCAGCAGTCCAGCTGTTATCCGTTGTCGTGACTGCCGACCACAACCATTCTTCTGTGCTGATTGTGATGTCCGTATACACCAAATCCACGTGTTCCACAACAGGGATGCAACAATAGCTGGATTCTTTCAGCCATTGCCTCCAACAACCTGTGTCGTGGAGAGGGCTCTTTCCCAGTGTG TGTGTATTGTGCCGTTGGTGATGCCAGAGAAAATATGTAGTTGTTCTCCAGGACCGTTGAGTGTCAACACAggaaaagttgttgctgtggtTACAATGAATG GACGATATGATCTCAGTATGCCTGAGATGAAATGCGAGGCATGCAAAGCCACATGGAGCGCCGGAGTAGATGACTTGGTCCGTAATGACTACTGGCCTGCTACCCTTCACTTTTCCACAATGTACGCTACAGATGTGTTTTGTTCATATGAAGAGTTGAAGATGGCAGCACCAGGACTGTCCTGCCAAGCATTTTTAAGAATGCTTGATCAACGAACTGTCCGATTTGGCCGT ACTGGGAAGATCACAGCAGACAGCTTCAGAAAAAGCTTTTTGGAGTGGGAGGCTGTTAAATTTGAGGTGGATAAGATCTGCAGGGAGGAGCATTTTGTCTGTCCTGCGTGCACCCCAGACATGCTTGCTGTTTCTGTGGACGGAAATCGCAAGCACTACCGCTTTAAGAATGCAGCAAG ATCTGAAGAACAAGCCTTATTTGATGGCATCTTCATTGCAAAAGATGATGAAGTAGAGAGATTTGTGGATTACATTCATTCTACCACCAACCAT GTCTCTGGAAGAGGTGTCTGTGGAGGGGAGTGGTCAGCTGCCAGGGAAACGTCTCAGAGATCCTCAAGTAAAATTGATGAGGAGGGACTTGAGCTTGCAGTCTGTCGACATGGAGTTTTTCTTG AACAAGCTGGCAAATAA
- the LOC137058588 gene encoding coiled-coil domain-containing protein 106-like, protein MSHYNTRKKRNIESVEDECEAPVKTMKPIKQEILMWQNKAEVLQNKVNELEALNSELRQQVVELSAQQNDLIPSTSVAHEETGAVDLSSDGSTSTDVESSVTEESCDDSSSSSSSEETLRRRKKKKSKSKKNKSKKHKKNKKKDKKEYDKIKRAQNVRDVISRYRRLLKLTQRGATMTKAFRKEGVSRNAVAQLAPIAELYFADRVQFNDISFTPGKLAEFAEKCKEHIVGEVKKKVLSMKMKGSLLPFCLNK, encoded by the exons ATGTCACATTACAACACCCGCAAAAAACGCAACATAGAAAGTGTAGAAGATGAATGTGAAG CTCCAGTGAAAACAATGAAGCCAATTAAGCAAGAAATACTGATGTGGCAGAACAAGGCGGAAGTATTACAAAATAAAGTGAATGAGTTGGAAGCCCTGAACAGCGAGCTTCGGCAGCAAGTAGTGGAGCTTTCAGCACAGCAAA ATGATCTGATTCCTAGTACATCAGTGGCACATGAAGAAACTGGCGCTGTTGACCTATCTAGTGATGGGAGCACATCAACTGATGTAGAGTCATCAGTCACAGAAGAATCATGTGATGACTCCtcttcaagttcaagttcagaaGAAACTCTTcgtagaagaaaaaaaaagaaaagcaaaagCAAGAAAAACAAGAGCAAGAAACATAAGAAGAACAAAAAGAAGGACAAGAAAGAATATGACAAGATAAAACGAG CCCAAAATGTTCGGGATGTCATTTCTCGATACAGAAGACTCCTGAAACTCACACAACGTGGAGCAACCATGACCAAAGCTTTCAGGAAAGAGGGCGTCTCCCGGAATGCAGTGGCCCAGCTCGCTCCAATTGCAGAGCTGTACTTTGCGGACAGGGTCCAATTCAATGACATCAGCTTCACCCCAGGGAAGCTAGCCGAATTTGCGGAGAAGTGCAAAGAACACATTGTGGgggaggttaaaaaaaaagtgctatCGATGAAAATGAAAGGTTCACTTTTgcctttttgtttaaataagtga
- the LOC137058294 gene encoding uncharacterized protein: MDVTCKYWPYLNKVAKTCPELQHLLSMKPFLSVFHAKAHDFKCEVKWSGAYQQGAGLTLGEEVEQCNAFLSRIAVTTKHMSKAGRTDMLTLMAMRWNQQKFNNLATSLACRYQKATKRLESQLQDLESMRIQLAVTQVEVEGWVTDIKEWAEATTSQKNADLDVVTSRMEVLVASIKRRSQRLYKDTDGSKGRARIRRKIREEKAILSSVVEKYNSMVPDTERVIFDIILSDETVWPWQLSHCDAVDLKTKRKAFDVVMAIRRLEEEKKIVLSEMAKHWKSLSTRADTLKEMSCQLSSEALKSELWDPNEQGIKGFLSLTLRKKQEVSRRMKHARDCYAQVLTGTSMDFQNDWDGYDSDSEMSDD, from the exons ATGGATGTAACCTGCAAGTACTGGCCCTACCTCAACAAAGTGGCAAAAACCTGCCCTGAGCTCCAGCATCTTCTTAGCATGAAACCATTCCTCTCAGTGTTTCATGCCAAAGCCCATGATTTTAAATGTGAG GTTAAATGGAGTGGAGCTTATCAGCAAGGGGCCGGATTGACACTTGGGGAGGAGGTTGAGCAGTGTAACGCCTTCCTCTCTAGGATTGCTGTAACGACGAAGCACATGTCCAAAGCAG GACGTACAGACATGCTTACACTGATGGCCATGCGCTGGAATCAGCAAAAGTTTAATAACTTGGCTACTTCACTTGCCTGCCGATATCAGAAG GCCACAAAACGCCTGGAGAGCCAACTTCAGGACCTGGAAAGCATGAGAATCCAGCTGGCAGTGACACAGGTTGAAGTTGAGGGCTGGGTCACTGATATTAAGGAGTGGGCAGAAG CAACAACATCCCAAAAAAATGCTGATCTTGACGTGGTGACCAGTAGAATGGAGGTGCTGGTGGCCAGCATTAAAAGAAGGTCCCAACGCCTTTACAAAGACACCGATGGCAGCAAAGGTCGGGCCCGGATTCGGCGCAAAATCAGAGAGGAGAAGGCCATTCTTAGCTCTGTTGTTGAAAAATACAACAGTATGGTTCCAGATACAGAAAGAGTCATCTTTGACATCATTCTCTCTGACGAGACAGTTTGGCCATGGCAGCTTTCACATTGTG ACGCTGTAGATTTGAAAACCAAGAGGAAGGCCTTTGATGTTGTGATGGCAATAAGGAGGCTTGAGGAGGAGAAGAAGATTGTTCTTTCTGAGATGGCAAAGCATTGGAAATCTCTCTCCACTCGTGCAGACACACTCAAGGAGATGTCATGCCAGCTTTCCAGTGAGGCATTGAAAA GTGAGCTGTGGGATCCAAATGAACAAGGGATCAAGGGTTTCCTCAGCTTAACTTTGAGAAAGAAGCAAGAAGTCAGCAGAAGGATGAAGCATGCAAGAGACTGTTATGCTCAAGTTTTGACTGGAACAAGTATGGACTTCCAGAATGATTGGGATGGATACGACAGTGATTCTGAAATGTCAGATGACTGA